The Huiozyma naganishii CBS 8797 chromosome 6, complete genome genome includes a window with the following:
- the EMG1 gene encoding 18S rRNA pseudouridine methyltransferase (similar to Saccharomyces cerevisiae EMG1 (YLR186W); ancestral locus Anc_1.64), translating into MVEDSKVRDAQRGGEDRALPASLVPQQPAVLTSRDKVTQRLIVVLSMASLETYKISSTRGPGGGDKYALLNCDDHQGILKKMGRDISEARPDITHQCLLTLLDSPINKAGKLQVYIQTSKGVLVEVNPTVRIPRTFKRFSGLMVQLLHKLSIRSVNSEEKLLKVIKNPITDHLPTKCRKITLSFDAPVIRVQNYIAKLDPEESVCVFVGSMARGPDNFADEYVDEKVGLSNYPLSASVACSKFCHGAEDAWGIL; encoded by the coding sequence ATGGTTGAGGATTCTAAAGTGAGAGATGCTCAGAGGGGTGGAGAAGATAGGGCATTGCCCGCTTCGCTCGTACCACAGCAACCTGCCGTGCTTACCTCGAGGGATAAAGTGACACAGAGGTTGATCGTGGTCCTTTCCATGGCCTCCCTGGAGACCTACAAGATTTCATCTACGCGAGGTcccggtggtggtgacaAGTACGCACTGCTGAATTGTGACGACCATCAAGgtatcttgaagaagatgggCAGAGATATCAGTGAGGCAAGGCCAGACATTACGCATCAGTGTCTATTGACACTTCTGGACTCCCCAATAAATAAAGCTGGGAAGTTGCAAGTGTATATACAGACCAGCAAAGGTGTCTTGGTGGAGGTCAATCCTACTGTCAGGATACCAAGAACGTTCAAGAGATTCTCCGGGCTGATGGTCCAATTGCTGCACAAATTGTCTATTAGGTCTGTCAATTCCGAGGAGaaattgttgaaagtgattAAAAACCCAATCACGGACCACCTCCCCACGAAATGTCGCAAGATTACTTTGTCGTTTGACGCACCTGTCATCCGTGTGCAGAACTACATCGCTAAATTGGATCCCGAAGAATCTGTCTGTGTCTTCGTTGGTTCCATGGCCAGAGGCCCAGATAATTTCGCCGATGAGTACGTCGATGAGAAGGTAGGGTTATCCAACTACCCGCTGTCCGCTTCAGTTGCctgttcaaagttctgTCACGGTGCAGAGGACGCATGGGGAATTTTATAG
- the PRM1 gene encoding pheromone-regulated protein PRM1 (similar to Saccharomyces cerevisiae PRM1 (YNL279W); ancestral locus Anc_1.65) produces MRKYTTYLQLKDRLSQIWINKYTLVLTLSLFKLVFFSNSVNDALRNTNSSIIGNCQTIDTLYNNISTNTPHYLGLMGNYMVEKSLEETVKATVGLLSMLVLASEELITFVIDLYLGTYACLIVSAIDGTVDVATNTTEKLLGAINGTVAEFANELDDGLDDISVVINKVLAAASKVEQFFKGGDDDDSDPDSHIKKVNMTISALRHVYIPSSINDKLRELSARTPDFDTVKNDTKKLIAEPFQLVRNQIKAINTTGIVENNVTMFYVPPLNDGSNSGPGICSSNIPEINKLFNGLCKSLKVVTVIFVVIFAVGALVMLIPESWNEYRRWGRLMDLQAICLDRQDAWYVKDPDDTNTLTTVTPQDENLKTLNINGSLEAHERSLDIVEEYQLCFNRWQTLVGQYASNFAMKTGQYSNVQKIQIRWFFAYVFSDRALIILGIGLLGVVLCCIQFIFLAVLKRAMHNIDSKSGSFTNSTVATTLKRDMDIWSTNTNMYINATEANINQQIFGWIETTTTSVNQTVNHMIQDIDKTLVKIFNGTLLYNPMKTVVKCVIEDKLYAVEKAMTWVHDKAHLSIPRVNGTEIRMAITSANQTTSDGSTKTNVPDTTQIANDLQTLVTTGVQKILKEYHQSVIFELIVSCAILGVWALQIPIAAMLM; encoded by the coding sequence ATGAGAAAATACACTACGTATCTTCAATTGAAAGATAGACTAAGTCAAATATGGATTAACAAGTACACGTTAGTGTTGACTCTGTCACTGTTTAAACTGGTATTTTTCTCTAACTCGGTCAATGACGCGCTGAGGAATACAAACTCCAGCATTATAGGCAATTGCCAGACCATTGACACATTGTATAATAACATATCCACGAACACACCGCATTATTTGGGTTTGATGGGGAATTATATGGTGGAGAAGTCCTTGGAGGAGACCGTTAAGGCGACTGTGGGCCTGCTTTCGATGCTGGTTTTGGCCTCCGAGGAGCTCATCACTTTTGTTATTGATCTATACTTAGGGACCTACGCATGTCTCATCGTGAGTGCTATTGACGGTACAGTAGACGTCGCGACTAATACCACGGAAAAGTTGTTAGGTGCTATCAATGGGACTGTCGCGGAATTCGCCAATGAATTGGATGACGGCTTAGATGATATCTCCGTGGTGATTAATAAGGTATTGGCAGCGGCATCAAAAGTGGagcaatttttcaaaggcggtgatgacgatgatAGTGATCCAGATAGTCACATTAAAAAGGTAAACATGACAATATCAGCTCTTAGACATGTGTACATCCCCTCTTCCATAAATGACAAACTACGAGAGCTATCGGCAAGGACCCCCGATTTCGATACGGTGAAAAACGACACCAAGAAGCTAATTGCTGAGCCCTTCCAGTTGGTGAGAAATCAAATAAAGGCCATAAACACAACCGGTATTGTAGAGAATAACGTAACAATGTTTTACGTGCCGCCGCTGAACGACGGGTCGAATTCCGGTCCAGGGATATGCTCTTCCAACATACCTGAGATTaacaaactgttcaacgGGCTGTGTAAGTCACTAAAAGTTGTCACGGTAATATTCGTTGTTATCTTTGCTGTAGGTGCATTAGTTATGCTCATCCCGGAATCCTGGAACGAATACAGAAGATGGGGCAGATTGATGGATTTACAAGCCATATGCCTTGACAGACAAGATGCATGGTACGTGAAGGATCCAGACGACACGAACACTCTAACCACTGTTACACCACAAGAcgaaaatttgaagacTCTTAATATTAATGGTTCGTTAGAAGCGCACGAACGATCACTTGATATTGTCGAGGAATATCAGTTGTGTTTCAATCGGTGGCAGACTCTGGTGGGCCAGTATGCTAGTAATTTTGCAATGAAAACTGGTCAATATAGCAATGTACAAAAGATCCAAATCCGGTGGTTTTTCGCCTACGTCTTCTCGGATAGGGCTTTAATTATATTGGGCATTGGGTTGTTGGGGGTTGTCCTTTGTTGCATCCAGTTCATCTTTCTTGCGGTTCTAAAGCGTGCGATGCACAATATCGACTCAAAATCAGGCTCGTTCACAAACTCTACCGTAGCAACAACCCTGAAAAGAGACATGGACATTTGGTCCACCAACACGAATATGTACATTAACGCGACAGAGGCTAACATCAACCAACAGATATTTGGGTGGATAGAAACAACCACCACATCCGTGAACCAGACGGTAAACCACATGATACAAGACATCGACAAGACTTTGGTCAAGATATTCAACGGCACGCTACTGTACAACCCAATGAAAACGGTGGTGAAGTGTGTCATCGAGGATAAGTTGTACGCGGTCGAGAAAGCGATGACATGGGTCCACGACAAGGCACATTTGAGCATCCCACGTGTGAACGGGACGGAAATAAGAATGGCAATTACGAGCGCAAACCAAACAACGTCTGATGGTTCTACCAAAACGAACGTGCCTGACACTACACAGATTGCAAACGACCTACAAACGCTCGTCACAACGGGAGTCCAGAAAATACTGAAAGAGTATCACCAAAGTGTGATTTTTGAACTCATCGTATCGTGCGCCATCCTAGGGGTGTGGGCCCTGCAGATTCCCATCGCAGCCATGCTCATGTAA
- the CAF120 gene encoding Caf120p (similar to Saccharomyces cerevisiae SKG3 (YLR187W) and CAF120 (YNL278W); ancestral locus Anc_1.66), producing the protein MRRIFSGNRSPSSSVFTDELDTPNPAHANITESDKISPELVPMVTLLSAHLHRRYHEGVLLVLHDLKNDGTPASRKWREVHGVLLGTQLALWDANALSNEKDPSALRTSAAKPSYINFSDATIQSAHSAGAAGGTGNNRSADNVLVASTTLKNRYFLQFSNKESFSQWTAAIRLSVYEYRALQEAYTGAFISSRGARLSDIRVLLTATKYKYEDWVSVRFGTGMPWKRCYAVIAQKKDKKKGSTGEINFYESDKKIKKAKSMTTVTGAKAVYAVYPSSPQLIDSSTILKLEGTATFNENDTPQETNIFIMPEKHEAVPGYDTVIRFLIPTLDAFKLYGRPKRLIANKDDPESFLFAMPVLPHIYYLQLEDLIPTANSASSLDWNTDEWNDHIDGILQKKVARGYSGSGSSVALKNIMASPLLESRELFQSSDNIMSPLLRSGPNANATLGPPSNPESASTPKNEKMYLQPSNRSQSSSNLNKVRTPNTTSPPTGMYSSNSHSSSSLANQPYKSSPLTPLEGKNRKQYPNEMLAQSREAGTTNGFRSNVPSPNAPVSKHTPNTSPQKPNSPYTSTTANPQRSRTDEREQGDIPPFVNPSVPAQMKKERNRPSELRIKDSNFMKVDGFTNEGVRNTKDKGRGDNGALEKNFGELRVNHGVGGGGHADIETSIENPYAKKAAVNDSASDVFDPGFVEQNQMLEMQDRFESSSSLPYRAPYPTNTSKEQVQGQEVAEVRLPKLNGHKDEGIQSRNDVGPRTGHQDHPPQSRSNAFVSPVNPHSHPQQQQQQQRPVPGGYDFVTEQNPRIAANMPYNGSPQQPYSSGGRIASPTTGRIASPRVGQRNQSPVTAQAQAQGQAPPTGPTRPPQTRRDNFPVAPPMPNNGYGMPLQYNRPMPGPGPEPVPGSKPTQPGYPRYRPPNNGPVPVQAGPYGQGFPPPNTQYQPQPQPQYQRAPYQQQPPYGRPAPGMPPMVAGRPTPTPTPTAATGSGNRIPPGGPRAKGGFSQFMPEQKTTTNPYGR; encoded by the coding sequence ATGAGGAGAATATTTTCAGGGAATAGGTCTCCAAGCTCCTCTGTCTTTACTGATGAACTCGACACGCCCAATCCAGCACATGCTAATATCACCGAATCAGATAAAATATCCCCCGAATTGGTGCCCATGGTAACACTGTTATCAGCCCATCTTCATAGGAGGTATCATGAGGGTGTGTTGCTTGTATTACATGATTTGAAAAACGATGGTACCCCTGCCTCAAGGAAATGGAGAGAGGTTCATGGGGTTCTCTTGGGGACTCAACTAGCGCTCTGGGATGCAAATGCGTTAAGTAACGAAAAGGACCCCAGTGCTCTCAGAACCTCGGCAGCGAAGCCCTCGTACATCAATTTCTCAGATGCTACTATTCAATCCGCACACTCTGCTGGAGCTGCTGGAGGAACGGGTAATAACCGGTCCGCGGACAACGTACTTGTGGCGTCTACTACATTGAAGAATAGATACTTCCTACAATTCAGTAATAAAGAGTCGTTTAGCCAATGGACTGCAGCGATCAGGTTAAGCGTTTACGAATATAGGGCATTACAAGAGGCGTATACTGGGGCATTTATATCAAGTAGGGGTGCCAGGCTGAGCGATATCCGAGTCCTGCTAACTGCCACGAAGTATAAGTATGAGGATTGGGTTAGTGTACGGTTCGGTACGGGTATGCCGTGGAAACGTTGTTACGCTGTGATTGCACAGaaaaaggataagaagaagGGAAGCACAGGGGAGATCAATTTTTATGAGAGCGAcaaaaagataaagaaGGCTAAATCTATGACTACAGTCACTGGAGCAAAAGCTGTCTACGCAGTATACCCATCTTCCCCACAGTTGATTGATTCGTCCACGATTCTTAAGTTGGAGGGGACCGCGACGTTTAACGAAAACGACACGCCGCAGGAGACTAATATATTTATCATGCCGGAAAAGCATGAGGCTGTCCCTGGTTACGACACCGTCATTCGGTTTTTAATTCCAACTTTGGATGCATTCAAGCTCTATGGACGACCAAAGAGATTGATTGCCAACAAGGACGATCCTGAATCGTTCCTATTTGCCATGCCCGTATTGCCTCACATCTACTACCTGCAATTGGAGGATTTAATTCCAACAGCGAACTCAGCCAGCAGTCTCGATTGGAACACCGATGAGTGGAACGATCACATTGATGGTATTTTACAAAAGAAGGTCGCACGAGGCTATTCGGGGAGTGGATCGAGTGTCGCGTTGAAGAATATTATGGCAAGTCCATTATTAGAAAGCCGAGAGTTGTTTCAAAGTAGCGATAACATCATGTCGCCGCTATTGAGATCCGGTCCCAACGCTAATGCAACACTAGGTCCTCCCTCTAACCCTGAAAGTGCATCCACTCCAAAAAACGAAAAGATGTACTTGCAACCTTCCAATAGATCACAATCATCATCGAACTTGAATAAAGTGCGTACACCTAATACAACTTCGCCACCAACGGGGATGTACAGTAGCAATTCTCACTCTTCCTCCAGTTTGGCGAATCAACCGTACAAAAGTTCGCCCCTGACTCCGCTGGAGGGGAAGAACAGAAAGCAATATCCAAATGAGATGCTCGCACAAAGTAGAGAGGCCGGCACAACGAATGGATTTAGATCAAACGTTCCCTCCCCGAATGCACCAGTTTCAAAGCATACGCCGAACACTAGTCCTCAGAAACCGAACAGTCCGTATACCTCTACTACAGCAAATCCACAGCGATCCAGAACGGACGAGAGGGAACAGGGTGATATCCCCCCCTTTGTCAACCCCTCCGTCCCTGCTCAAAtgaagaaggagaggaaTCGACCCTCTGAATTAAGGATCAAGGACTCTAATTTCATGAAAGTTGATGGTTTTACAAATGAAGGTGTGAGAAATACCAAGGATAAAGGACGAGGCGACAACGGTGCGCTTGAAAAGAATTTCGGAGAGCTGCGCGTTAATCATGGAGTCGGGGGGGGTGGCCATGCGGATATTGAGACCAGCATAGAGAACCCATACGCCAAGAAGGCCGCTGTTAATGATAGTGCGAGTGATGTGTTTGATCCGGGTTTTGTGGAACAGAATCAAATGCTTGAGATGCAGGACCGGTTTGAGAGTTCTAGCAGTTTGCCCTACCGTGCGCCGTATCCAACAAACACCAGTAAGGAACAAGTACAAGGCCAAGAGGTTGCCGAAGTCAGGTTACCAAAACTGAACGGTCACAAGGACGAAGGGATACAGAGCAGAAACGATGTTGGGCCAAGAACGGGGCATCAGGACCACCCACCGCAAAGTCGTTCAAACGCGTTTGTCTCACCAGTTAATCCACATTCACAtccacagcaacagcaacagcaacagcggCCTGTTCCTGGGGGTTACGATTTTGTTACTGAACAAAACCCAAGAATTGCGGCGAACATGCCCTACAATGGATCCCCCCAACAACCTTACAGTTCAGGTGGACGTATTGCATCACCCACTACGGGCCGCATTGCGTCCCCCAGAGTGGGTCAACGAAATCAAAGCCCAGTGACAGCACAAGCACAAGCACAAGGGCAAGCACCACCCACTGGCCCTACACGGCCACCTCAGACAAGACGGGACAATTTCCCAGTGGCTCCACCAATGCCCAATAACGGCTACGGGATGCCCCTACAATATAACCGCCCTATGCCAGGACCAGGGCCAGAACCAGTACCAGGATCAAAACCAACACAACCCGGGTACCCAAGATACCGCCCACCAAACAACGGGCCCGTTCCCGTCCAGGCAGGCCCCTACGGGCAGGGCTTCCCACCACCAAACACGCAGTACCAGCCCCAGCCCCAGCCCCAGTACCAGCGCGCACcgtaccagcagcaaccgcCTTACGGTAGACCGGCCCCAGGAATGCCGCCCATGGTTGCTGGGCGGCCCACCCCCACCCCCACCCCCACTGCCGCTACGGGTTCGGGCAACAGGATCCCACCTGGCGGTCCGCGGGCGAAGGGCGGGTTTTCGCAGTTTATGCCCGAACAGAAAACGACGACGAACCCGTACGGCCGCTGA
- the MET2 gene encoding homoserine O-acetyltransferase (similar to Saccharomyces cerevisiae MET2 (YNL277W); ancestral locus Anc_1.68), with protein sequence MNTLKCKTLRELDIEQIQAVNPLAKLVHEQRVVEIPELVLESGITIHNFPIAYKTWGSLNEARNNVLVICHALTGSSDVADWWGPLLGDDRAFDPSRFFIICLNSMGSPYGSFSPLCINEETGERYGPEFPLCTVRDDVRAHRLVLDSLGVESIACVIGGSMGGMLALEWTCMFGKEYVRNTVALATSARHSAWCISWSEAQRQSIYSDPNYLDGYYDLENPPVVGLSAARMSALLTYRTRNSFENKFARRGPSAEQQKKATSNAPTQCTTRPEQPRTLSEVSVQIHNDGITASSCVNLRNLSINSQLQSRATPTSRNNSTTSTESTVDSVNSMSSSTSLSSAVTGGVKETKPAQTYFSAQSYLRYQGTKFVNRFDANCYIAITRKLDTHDLARDRSQFHDDMVEVLESIEQPSLIIGVSSDGLFTYSEQEFLAEHIRGAKLEKIQSPEGHDAFLLEFKLINELIKKFLVEHVPEITSAEPKQWTGASGNDAAKESLFGEAEEVTNW encoded by the coding sequence ATGAATACGCTCAAATGCAAGACTCTTAGAGAGTTGGATATCGAGCAAATACAGGCGGTCAACCCTCTAGCGAAGTTGGTGCATGAGCAAAGAGTCGTGGAGATTCCAGAACTGGTTCTAGAATCCGGAATTACCATTCACAACTTCCCCATCGCGTACAAGACGTGGGGGTCTCTCAACGAGGCACGCAATAACGTCCTTGTCATCTGCCACGCACTGACTGGGTCCTCTGACGTCGCCGACTGGTGGGGGCCCCTGCTGGGTGACGACAGAGCCTTTGACCCATCCAGGTTCTTCATAATATGTTTGAACTCAATGGGGTCCCCCTACGGGTCCTTCTCTCCACTGTGCATAAACGAGGAGACAGGTGAGAGGTACGGACCGGAATTTCCCCTGTGTACAGTCCGGGACGACGTGAGAGCACACAGACTTGTATTGGACTCCCTCGGGGTCGAATCAATTGCTTGTGTCATTGGCGGGTCCATGGGTGGTATGCTTGCCCTCGAATGGACCTGTATGTTCGGGAAGGAGTACGTGAGAAACACAGTCGCGTTGGCTACCAGTGCAAGACACTCCGCATGGTGTATCTCGTGGTCGGAGGCACAAAGACAGTCGATATACTCGGATCCAAATTACTTGGACGGGTACtacgatttggaaaaccCTCCAGTTGTCGGACTCTCCGCGGCACGGATGTCCGCGCTGCTAACGTACAGGACTCGGAACTCGTTTGAGAATAAATTCGCTAGGAGGGGGCCCTCTGCGGAACAGCAAAAGAAGGCCACCTCGAATGCGCCTACACAGTGTACGACAAGACCGGAACAACCGAGAACGCTTAGCGAGGTATCCGTACAGATTCACAACGACGGTATAACGGCGAGTTCGTGTGTTAACCTCAGGAACTTGTCCATAAATTCACAGTTGCAATCGAGGGCAACCCCGACAAGCCGCAACAATTCGACCACATCGACAGAGTCCACCGTGGACTCCGTCAACAGCATGTCCTCGAGCACCTCTTTGAGCTCAGCGGTCACTGGTGGAGTCAAGGAGACGAAACCAGCACAGACGTACTTTTCAGCACAGAGTTACCTGCGGTACCAGGGCACAAAATTCGTCAACCGGTTTGACGCAAACTGTTACATCGCAATCACGAGGAAATTGGACACACACGACCTGGCGCGGGATCGATCGCAATTCCATGACGACATGGTCGAGGTGCTGGAGTCCATCGAGCAACCATCCTTGATTATCGGTGTCAGCTCAGACGGCCTGTTCACGTACTCTGAGCAGGAATTCTTGGCGGAACACATCAGGGGGgcaaaacttgaaaagatcCAGTCCCCAGAGGGTCACGACGCATTCCTACTAGAGTTCAAACTAATCAACGAGCTGATCAAGAAATTCCTCGTCGAGCACGTGCCCGAGATAACGAGCGCAGAACCGAAACAATGGACGGGCGCATCGGGTAACGACGCAGCAAAGGAGTCCCTCTTCGGCGAGGCAGAGGAAGTCACCAACTGGTGA
- the BOR1 gene encoding Bor1p (similar to Saccharomyces cerevisiae BOR1 (YNL275W); ancestral locus Anc_1.73) — translation MQLLTPRAPGPVSSQEEEEDLSAVTIPNTQSSTLTEHPQGDRRRWKRFPVLGKGIYLDLKDRLPYYISDWTDSWDYRVIPSLVETYFNNLLPAIAFAQDMFDRTDNSYGVNEILLSSAMGGVVFGALSGQPLCIVGVTGPIAIFHYTVYEIIKPLNTNYFGFMFWIDMWAMIFHLLMAFTNSVALLQFVTTFPCDIFGMFINVVYIEKGIQILGRQFHNSSSDIPDTQENISSGFASVVVALLMMIFGITFKQFHRFPLFTHRIRTLIADYSIALSVVFWSGFIHFGGYLNDVKFEKLPISKAYFPSTEIGRDATTWLAYTKISTRDVFIALPFGLILTILFYFDHNVSSLMAQRSQYKLKKPSSFHYDFALLGLTTCVAGVLGIPPPNGLIPQAPLHTESLLVLDSNMEVVRCVEQRFTNTVQGLMMLGTMTRPLLVCLSQIPQAVLSGLFFVMGIQGLMDNVIVSRIIYIFTDSKIKDTEIPQNALQRMSKKSLFLFVTFGTLGAAAEVGITNTIAAIGFPLILLLTVIVCFWFPKIFTEEELEILDPPVAQTFTIKNLLIENLCGKSDACYQEDEEVQLSTFVSVRTSTFDNSVDVSQLETAALSSKETAIVSINAKTSNDRPSSVADNSI, via the coding sequence ATGCAGTTACTTACACCGAGAGCCCCAGGTCCTGTCTCTTCGcaggaagaggaagaagatttATCTGCTGTTACGATACCCAATACCCAGTCCTCAACGCTTACAGAGCACCCCCAGGGTGACAGACGGAGGTGGAAGCGATTTCCTGTCCTTGGTAAGGGGATATATCTGGATCTGAAAGACAGGCTGCCTTACTACATCTCGGACTGGACCGATTCATGGGACTACAGAGTCATCCCATCGCTGGTGGAGacgtacttcaacaacttgcTCCCTGCTATTGCATTTGCACAGGACATGTTTGACAGAACGGACAACTCCTACGGTGTCAACGAGATCTTATTGTCGAGTGCCATGGGGGgtgttgtgtttggtgCTCTCTCCGGGCAACCGCTCTGCATCGTAGGTGTTACGGGTCCCATCGCCATTTTCCATTATACCGTCTATGAAATCATCAAACCTTTAAACACAAACTATTTCGGTTTCATGTTCTGGATCGACATGTGGGCTATGATCTTCCACCTCCTCATGGCATTCACTAACTCGGTGGCACTGTTACAGTTCGTGACGACTTTCCCCTGCGATATCTTCGGCATGTTTATCAACGTCGTGTACATAGAAAAGGGTATTCAGATATTGGGTAGACAGTTTCATAACAGCTCATCTGATATCCCAGATACCCAAGAGAATATATCCAGTGGCTTTGCAAGCGTCGTCGTCGCGCTactgatgatgatattcGGAATCACCTTTAAACAATTCCACCGGTTCCCCCTTTTTACCCACCGCATAAGAACGCTTATAGCAGACTACTCTATCGCTTTATCTGTTGTGTTTTGGTCCGGGTTTATCCATTTTGGTGGGTACTTGAACGACGTaaaatttgagaaactACCAATCTCTAAAGCATATTTCCCCAGCACGGAGATCGGGAGGGATGCTACGACATGGTTGGCGTATACTAAGATCTCTACGAGGGACGTTTTCATTGCATTGCCCTTCGGGCTGATTCTAacaattttgttttattttgaCCATAACGTCTCGTCCTTAATGGCGCAGAGGTCTCAAtacaaactgaaaaaaccTTCTTCATTTCATTACGATTTTGCATTATTGGGGCTCACCACCTGTGTCGCTGGTGTTTTGGGGATTCCTCCCCCCAATGGACTAATTCCACAGGCCCCTTTGCATACAGAGTCGCTCCTTGTTCTGGACTCTAACATGGAGGTCGTCAGATGTGTAGAACAACGTTTTACAAACACCGTGCAGGGACTGATGATGCTAGGAACCATGACAAGACCGTTGTTGGTGTGTCTTTCTCAGATTCCACAGGCGGTCTTGTCTGGCCTGTTCTTCGTCATGGGCATCCAGGGACTAATGGACAACGTGATCGTTTCCCGGATCATTTATATTTTCACGGACAGTAAGATCAAAGATACGGAAATCCCACAGAACgctcttcaaagaatgtCCAAAAAATCGTTGTTTCTATTTGTTACGTTTGGTACTCTTGGGGCGGCCGCAGAAGTTGGTATCACTAATACAATTGCGGCAATTGGTTTTCCGTTGATCTTGCTACTTACCGTTATTGTATGTTTTTGGTTTCCCAAGATATTCACAGAAGAGGAGCTAGAAATACTTGACCCACCTGTTGCCCAAACATTTACAATCAAAAATTTACTGATCGAAAATCTATGCGGTAAGAGTGATGCTTGTTATCaggaggacgaagaggTGCAGCTTTCTACTTTTGTTAGTGTCAGAACTTCCACATTCGATAACTCCGTAGATGTCTCTCAATTAGAAACAGCCGCTTTGTCATCAAAGGAAACAGCTATTGTGTCGATAAACGCTAAGACCTCTAATGATAGGCCATCTTCTGTTGCAGATAATAGCATTTAA
- the GOR1 gene encoding glyoxylate reductase (similar to Saccharomyces cerevisiae GOR1 (YNL274C); ancestral locus Anc_1.75), protein MSKPIVLRLGDVLFAQKVWDQFEEVAEVVTIDETVSREEFFKLLKDPKCKASQAKVITHTVQSLPNVGKWDKEVADHLPDSVIAVCHNGAGYDQIEVEHFNKRHIQVSNTPKLVNHATADTHTFLVLGALRNYSYGYRNFMAGKWPELGEDAGGPFGHDPEGKVVGILGFGNIGHSIAKRLRPHLFSKIIYYNRKRLPAEEEDGCEWVPLDELLATADVISVSLPLNPATRHFVNAETFKKMKDGVVIVNTARGAVIDERALVDALKSGKVRSAGLDVFEYEPQVTKELMEMPQVLGLPHMGTHTIESRQNMEEFVIANARSAAEKGKVLSIVPELKDEDWVKKL, encoded by the coding sequence ATGTCTAAGCCAATTGTGTTACGTCTCGGAGACGTTTTGTTCGCCCAAAAAGTCTGGGACCAATTCGAGGAAGTTGCCGAAGTGGTCACCATCGATGAGACTGTCTCGAGAGAGGAGTTCTTCAAGCTGCTAAAGGACCCCAAGTGCAAGGCCTCGCAGGCCAAAGTCATCACCCACACCGTCCAATCGCTACCAAACGTCGGGAAATGGGACAAAGAGGTTGCTGACCACTTGCCGGACTCCGTCATCGCCGTCTGCCACAATGGTGCCGGTTACGATCAGATTGAGGTCGAGCACTTCAACAAAAGACACATCCAGGTGTCGAACACGCCAAAACTGGTCAACCATGCAACGGCTGACACGCACACTTTCTTGGTGCTCGGTGCCCTTAGAAACTACTCGTACGGTTACAGAAACTTCATGGCCGGGAAGTGGCCAGAACTCGGTGAGGATGCCGGTGGTCCATTCGGTCACGACCCAGAGGGTAAAGTTGTCGGGATTTTGGGGTTCGGGAACATCGGTCACTCCATCGCCAAGAGACTAAGACCCCACTTGTTCTCCAAGATCATCTACtacaacagaaaaagacTGCCAgctgaggaggaggacggtTGCGAGTGGGTCCCATTGGACGAACTGCTAGCGACGGCCGATGTCATCTCCGTCAGTCTGCCATTGAACCCAGCGACAAGACACTTCGTGAACGCGGAgactttcaagaaaatgaaggaTGGTGTGGTCATTGTTAACACCGCCCGTGGTGCCGTCATCGACGAGCGCGCTCTTGTTGACGCGTTGAAGTCCGGTAAGGTCAGGTCCGCCGGTCTAGACGTCTTCGAATACGAGCCACAGGTCACGAAGGAGTTGATGGAGATGCCCCAGGTTCTTGGCTTGCCTCACATGGGTACCCATACCATCGAATCTAGACAAAACATGGAAGAGTTTGTCATTGCGAACGCAAGGAGCGCCGCAGAAAAGGGTAAAGTCTTGAGTATTGTCCCAGAATTGAAGGACGAGGACTGGGTGAAGAAATTATGA